GCAGGCCGTGTACTCCATCTTCCAAGTGCTGCTCAACGAGGGTGACGAGGTGATCATCCCCACGCCGTACTGGACCAGCTATCCCGAGGCCGTGAAGTTGGCCGGCGGCGTGCCCGTCGAAGTGTTCGTCGGCGCCGACCGCGGATTCGAGCCCGATATGGACGCGCTGGAGGCGGCGCGCACCGAACGCACCAAGGCGATCATCGTCACCTCGCCCAACAACCCGACCGGTGCCGTGTGGAGCCCCGAAACCATCAGGCGCATCGGCGAATGGGCCGTCGAACACCATATCTGGATCATCTCCGACGAGATCTACGAGCACCTGAACTACGATGACGCGCGCACCACGTACATCGGCGCGGCCGTGCCCGAATGCCGCGACCAGCTCGTGGTGCTCAACGGCGTGGCCAAAACCTACGCGATGCCCGGCTGGCGCGTCGGCTGGATGGTGGCCCCGCTCGAGGTGGCCAAAGCGGCAGCCAAACTGCAGGGGCATATGACCTCCAACGTGGCCAACGTGTCGCAGCGCGCCGCTCTGGCCGCCGTGGCCGGCACCCTGGACGCGGTGTATGCGATGCGCGAGTCCTTCGATGTGCGCCGCAAGGCCATCGTCGCCGCGCTCAACGACATCCCCGGCGTGGTATGCCCGACGCCGACCGGCGCGTTCTACGCCTTCGCCAGCATTTACGGCCTGCTCGGCAAAGCGCTCGGCCCCAACGGCACCGTGTCCGCGACCTCCGCCGAATTCGCCGCCGCCCTGCTCGACGAGGCCCATGTGGCCGCCGTGCCCGGCGAGGCCTTCGGCGCGCCCGGATATCTGCGCTTCTCGTACGCGCTCGCCGACGACCAGCTGGCCGAGGGCATGCGCCGTTTCAAGGCCTATGTCGAAGCGTAGCGACACACGAGTTGCCGAAATCGTGATGTACTGCTAAGGTAACACCTTGGCGGTTTTGCCCCATGCGAACGCATACGTTCCACGTATCGTGTAGCATGGGCAGAGTTCACCTAGGGAAGTGGCGCAATTGGTAGCGCAACGGTCTCCAAAACCGTAGGTTGTGGGTTCGAGTCCCGCCTTCCCTGCCAAGTTTGATAACCCGGAACACCATGAAGGACGGATATGGCTAAGAAAAGCAGCACAAAAGCGGTCAAGCCGAATGTCTTCATGCGCGTCGGCATGTTCATCAAGCAGATCATCGACGAGCTCCGCAAGGTCGTGACGCCGACCGCCAAGGAGCTGTTCTTCTGGTCGCTGGCCGTGTTCATTTTCGTGCTGCTGCTGATGGCCCTCGTCACGGGCATGGACTTCGGTCTGGGCAAGCTCGTGCTGTGGGTGTTCGGCTGATCGAATAACCCTGAACCCACCCCAACAAAAGGTGAATAAAACGCATGAGTGATGAAGTGAATCTTGAGAATCTGGATCTCCCCCCGGTCGTCGAGGAGGAGTCCGTCGAGGTTCCCGACGTGAATTTTGAGGCTATTGACGCCGAAACTCCCGTTGATGAGTCCGCTGAAGCCGAGACGGTTGAGGGGGCCGTCGAGTTCGCGGAATCTGCAACCGAATCTGAATCCGATGAGGATGAGACCGTCGCTCCCGCCGTCGACGAGGAGACCGGTGAGATCGCCGACGACGCCGAGCCCGTCGACGCCGGGCAGAAGGCCATCGATGATTTCTCCAAGAGCCTGCGTGCTCTGGACGGCAAGTGGTACGTGCTGCACACCTATTCCGGCTATGAGAAGCGCGTGAAGGCCAACATCGAGTCCCGCGTCGCATCCTTCGGCTTGGAGGACAAGATCTTCCAGGTCGAGGTGCCGATGGAAGAGGTCGAGAAGCACACCGACAAGGGCAAGAAGGTCATCACCCGCGTTCGCGTGCCGGGCTATGTGCTCATCCGCATGTGGCCGGACGAGAACGCCCGCCGCATCGTGCGCGATACCGAAGGCGTGACCGGATTCGTCGGCCCGTCCAAGGATCCGGCGCCGCTCAGCCGCAAGGAAGTCGTGGCTATGATGGCCCCGATGATCGCCTCCGAGGCGCTGAAGGCCGCCGGCGACAAGCCTGCCGCCGCCAAGAAGCGCGCCGTCGAGGTTTCCTACGCCGTGGGCGACCAGGTCACCGTCACCGATGGCCCCTTCGCCACGATGGCCGCCGTCGTCTCCGATGTGGAGCCGACCACGCAGAAGCTCACCGTGCTCGTGTCCATCTTCGGCCGCGACACGCCCGTGGAGCTCGGGTTCCATCAGGTCGAAAAGCTCGCCTGAGCCTAAACCCACCAATCCGTTGCGAAACCCAGCCCATCCGGCTGGGTTTTCGTGTATTGGAATGTCCACCGGAATCGGCATAATAGGAAAGCTTGTGTCTGGAGGGGAGACCCGCCATCACAGCACAGCAATATAAGTTGCGGGAGGAGACCGCCCGCGCTTTGCCAACCCACGGCGATGAGAAACGAGTCAAGCGTCGCGCGGGGGGTGGGCAAGGCTCGAACGGCGACCGATTGCACCGCGTTATAGAAAGAAGAACCATACTATGGCTCCCAAGAAGAAAGTCTCGGCGCTGATCAAGCTCCAGATTCAGGCTGGCAAGGCCAATCCGGCCCCGCCGCTGGGTCCGGCCCTCGGCTCCCATGGCGTGAACATCATGGACTTCTGCAAGGCGTACAACGCCGCCACGCAGGACAAGATGGGCCAGGTCGTGCCGGTTGAGATCACCGTCTACGAAGACCGCTCCTTCACCTTCGTCCTCAAGACCCCGCCGGCCGCGGCTCTGCTGCTCAAGGCCGCCGGCGTTGAGAAGGGCACCGAGAACCCGCTGACCCACAAGGTCGGCTCCGTCACCAAGACCCAGGTCCGCGAGATCGCCGAGATCAAGATGCCCGACCTGTCCGCCCGCGACGTCGAGGCCGGCATGAAGATCATCGAGGGCACCGCCCGCTCGATGGGCATCACGGTCACGGACTGATAAGGAGAAGGACAGATGGTAAAGCGTTCCAAGAAGTACCGCGAAGCTGCTGAGCGCATCGATCGCAACAACCTCTACACCGCCAATGAGGCCATCGCTCTGATCAAGAGCATGCCCGCCTACAACTTCGACCAGACCGTCGAAGCGGTGTTCCGTCTGAACGTGGACCCGCGCAAGGCCGATCAGCTGGTGCGTGGCACGGTCAACCTGCCCCACGGCACCGGTAAGACCGCCAAGGTCCTCGTGTTCGCCCGCGGCCCGAAGGCCACCGAGGCCCTCGAGGCCGGCGCCGACATCGTCGGTGATGACGACCTGATCACCAAGGTCGCCGGCGGCTTCCTCGACTTCGATGCCGTCGTCGCCACCCCGGACATGATGGGCAAGGTCGGCCGTCTCGGCCGCGTGCTCGGCCCCCGTGGCCTCATGCCGAACCCGAAGACCGGCACCGTGACCATGGATGTGGCCAAGGCCGTCGCCGACATCAAGGGCGGCAAGATCGAGTTCCGCGTGGACAAGAACGGCAACCTGAGCTTCCTCATCGGCAAGCTGAGCTTTGATGAGTCCGCTCTGGACGAGAACTTCAAGGCCGTGGCCGACGAAGTCAAGCGTCTCAAGCCGTCCACCGTGAAGGGCCGTTACCTGACCAAGGCGACGATCACCTCCACGATGAACCCGGGCGTTCCGGTCGATCCGAACACCCTCGCCTGAGAGCGGTTCGCGTCGCATCAGACGCACGCCAAGACCCCGATACCCTTCCGGTATCGGGGTCTTCGCATATCCGCGACAACTTTCGTCACGCTGGGCGAGGAGACGTTGATAATGGTTATTCGTCATGCTGAGCGGAGCGCAGCGAGGCGCAAGCATCTCGAGATCCCTCGACTCCGCTCGGGATGACGAGGAATACTTGGAATAGCGGGCAACGCTGGGATGGCGACAGTCCTAATGTATACAAAACTATTCCAGATTGAGAATAGTTTTGTATACGGCAGCGATATGTTGTGGTCGATATTGCAGTAACGTCAGCTTTGGGAGTGGATGCGGCCTAGGGCGATGGCGGTGGTGAGGACGTAGGCTTCGCGGGGGTCGGTGGCGTCCCAGCCAGTGGATTCGGCGGCGCGCTTGAGGCGGTAGCGCACGGTGTTGGGGTGCACGTTGAGTTCCTTGGCCACGGTTTCCAGCGAGCCGCCGCATTGCAGGAAGGTGGACACCGTCAGCAGGGTCGGGTCGTCGGGGCCACCCGCGGTGAGGCTACCGTATACGGATGAGACGAGTTCGCGGCG
Above is a window of Bifidobacterium eulemuris DNA encoding:
- the rplK gene encoding 50S ribosomal protein L11, coding for MAPKKKVSALIKLQIQAGKANPAPPLGPALGSHGVNIMDFCKAYNAATQDKMGQVVPVEITVYEDRSFTFVLKTPPAAALLLKAAGVEKGTENPLTHKVGSVTKTQVREIAEIKMPDLSARDVEAGMKIIEGTARSMGITVTD
- the secE gene encoding preprotein translocase subunit SecE translates to MAKKSSTKAVKPNVFMRVGMFIKQIIDELRKVVTPTAKELFFWSLAVFIFVLLLMALVTGMDFGLGKLVLWVFG
- the rplA gene encoding 50S ribosomal protein L1 — encoded protein: MVKRSKKYREAAERIDRNNLYTANEAIALIKSMPAYNFDQTVEAVFRLNVDPRKADQLVRGTVNLPHGTGKTAKVLVFARGPKATEALEAGADIVGDDDLITKVAGGFLDFDAVVATPDMMGKVGRLGRVLGPRGLMPNPKTGTVTMDVAKAVADIKGGKIEFRVDKNGNLSFLIGKLSFDESALDENFKAVADEVKRLKPSTVKGRYLTKATITSTMNPGVPVDPNTLA
- the nusG gene encoding transcription termination/antitermination protein NusG, translating into MSDEVNLENLDLPPVVEEESVEVPDVNFEAIDAETPVDESAEAETVEGAVEFAESATESESDEDETVAPAVDEETGEIADDAEPVDAGQKAIDDFSKSLRALDGKWYVLHTYSGYEKRVKANIESRVASFGLEDKIFQVEVPMEEVEKHTDKGKKVITRVRVPGYVLIRMWPDENARRIVRDTEGVTGFVGPSKDPAPLSRKEVVAMMAPMIASEALKAAGDKPAAAKKRAVEVSYAVGDQVTVTDGPFATMAAVVSDVEPTTQKLTVLVSIFGRDTPVELGFHQVEKLA
- a CDS encoding pyridoxal phosphate-dependent aminotransferase, whose protein sequence is MAQWQTLSDRINQVAPSATLAVDSKAKAMKAAGVDVVGFGAGEPNFSTPDYVVDAAAEAVRDPKNYRYTPTPGLPELREAIAAKTLRDSGYEVDPAQVVVTNGGKQAVYSIFQVLLNEGDEVIIPTPYWTSYPEAVKLAGGVPVEVFVGADRGFEPDMDALEAARTERTKAIIVTSPNNPTGAVWSPETIRRIGEWAVEHHIWIISDEIYEHLNYDDARTTYIGAAVPECRDQLVVLNGVAKTYAMPGWRVGWMVAPLEVAKAAAKLQGHMTSNVANVSQRAALAAVAGTLDAVYAMRESFDVRRKAIVAALNDIPGVVCPTPTGAFYAFASIYGLLGKALGPNGTVSATSAEFAAALLDEAHVAAVPGEAFGAPGYLRFSYALADDQLAEGMRRFKAYVEA